In Anopheles gambiae chromosome 2, idAnoGambNW_F1_1, whole genome shotgun sequence, a single window of DNA contains:
- the LOC3290377 gene encoding uncharacterized protein LOC3290377, with amino-acid sequence MYFCNIGVINMTSDGGAKIRKAIDTVQDSLYVAFSIEKLIVSSSASGPFLQRIATLTEQISYMAYKDPVFQLPADNTLTEIEIVNAKMLRSLVAGTNRHLTRLYLENCLLDRIPPTLSNMIELEELLIMQCALTALRLDVLVNNPKLTTIDLTRNRIRQLFPITTPPKTKLAVTFLGLAANQLERLDMSMFAFMPELEQFDVRGNRIVRFEATAPVTYGSLTRLLVSSNNITQFDTRNLTLSELRSLYLDDNALTELPTHWGKLPKLIYLGFDRNYLKRVDMSFFGKFPTLTAIFISENIVETIRTSTPITMPELDIILFESNQIVSVNFTGCNFPKMNLVSLTNNRLTTIPPLLQRFSESRLTMEGNPIKCSSMTALKSKITDYRLYVTTGTTQSDCPTTSSIALDQERLACCDA; translated from the coding sequence ATGTATTTTTGTAACATCGGAGTTATCAACATGACCTCGGACGGAGGAGCGAAGATACGTAAAGCCATCGATACCGTGCAAGACAGCTTGTATGTAGCATTTAGCATTGAAAAGTTGATCGTCAGTAGCAGTGCTTCGGGTCCGTTCCTGCAACGAATTGCCACGCTAACTGAGCAGATTTCGTACATGGCCTATAAGGATCCCGTGTTCCAACTGCCGGCAGACAACACACTCACCGAAATTGAAATCGTCAATGCTAAAATGCTACGTTCGTTAGTAGCTGGCACGAACCGTCATTTGACGCGACTGTACTTGGAAAACTGTCTTCTCGATCGTATACCACCGACACTCTCCAATATGATCGAGTTAGAGGAGCTGCTTATCATGCAGTGTGCATTGACAGCGCTGCGCCTAGACGTGCTGGTGAACAATCCCAAACTCACCACCATCGATCTGACGCGTAATCGAATTCGTCAACTGTTTCCGATCACCACGCCACCAAAAACCAAGCTAGCTGTAACATTCCTCGGTTTGGCTGCAAATCAACTGGAACGTCTAGACATGTCCATGTTTGCCTTCATGCCGGAACTGGAACAGTTCGATGTGCGAGGTAATCGGATCGTCCGCTTTGAGGCTACGGCACCAGTAACCTATGGTTCGCTTACGCGACTACTCGTCTCTTCCAACAATATCACGCAGTTCGATACGCGCAATCTTACTCTTTCGGAACTGCGCTCACTATACTTGGACGATAACGCACTCACCGAACTTCCCACACATTGGGGCAAGCTACCAAAACTAATCTACCTCGGGTTTGATCGAAACTATCTGAAACGGGTCGATATGAGCTTTTTTGGAAAGTTCCCAACATTGACTGCAATCTTTATCAGCGAAAACATCGTCGAAACGATCCGCACCTCCACTCCGATCACGATGCCAGAGCTAGATATCATACTGTTCGAAAGCAATCAGATTGTCTCGGTGAATTTTACTGGCTGTAATTTTCCTAAGATGAACCTCGTTTCGTTGACAAACAATCGCCTTACAACGATTCCGCCTCTGTTGCAACGATTTTCCGAATCGCGACTGACAATGGAAGGCAATCCGATTAAATGTTCCAGCATGACGGCATTAAAGAGCAAAATCACTGACTATAGGCTCTACGTGACCACCGGTACCACGCAGTCCGACTGTCCCACAACTTCATCGATCGCACTTGATCAAGAGCGGCTAGCTTGCTGTGATGCTTGA
- the LOC5666871 gene encoding leucine-rich repeat protein soc-2 homolog: MLLSLVGLPSCSAQCLEGSMYFCNIGVINMTSDGGARIRKAIDTVQDSLYVAFSIEKLIVSSSATGPFLQRIATLTERISYMAYKDPVFQLPADNTLTEIEIVNAVMLRSLVAGTNRHLTRLYVENCLLDRIPPTLSNMIELEELLIMQCALTALRLDVLVNNPKLTTIDLTRNRIRQLFPITTPPKNKLSVTFLSLAANQLERLDMSMFAFMPDLERFDVRGNRIVRFEATAPVTYGSLIRLLVSSNNITQFDTRNLTLSELRSIYLDDNALTELPTHWGKLPKLIYLGFDRNNLKRIDMSFFAKFATLNSVIISENIVETIRTSTPITMPELDIILFESNQIVSVNFTGCNFPKMNLISLSNNRLTTIPPLFQRFPESRLAMDGNPIKCSSMTALKSKITDYRLYVTTGTTQSDCPTTSSIALDQERLACCDA, encoded by the coding sequence ATGTTGCTTAGCCTGGTTGGTCTACCTTCCTGCTCAGCCCAATGCTTAGAAGGCAGTATGTATTTTTGTAACATCGGAGTTATCAACATGACCTCGGACGGAGGAGCCAGGATACGTAAAGCCATCGACACCGTGCAAGACAGCTTGTATGTAGCATTTAGCATTGAAAAGTTGATCGTCAGTAGCAGTGCTACGGGTCCGTTCCTGCAACGAATTGCCACGTTGACTGAGAGAATTTCGTACATGGCCTATAAGGATCCCGTGTTCCAACTGCCGGCAGACAACACACTCACCGAAATCGAAATTGTCAATGCCGTAATGCTTCGGTCGTTAGTAGCTGGCACGAACCGTCATCTGACGCGACTATACGTGGAGAACTGTCTTCTCGATCGTATACCACCGACACTCTCCAATATGATCGAGTTGGAGGAGCTGCTTATCATGCAGTGTGCATTGACAGCGCTGCGCCTAGACGTGCTGGTGAACAATCCTAAACTCACCACCATCGATCTGACGCGTAATCGAATCCGTCAACTGTTTCCGATCACCACGCCACCGAAAAACAAACTGTCTGTAACTTTCCTCAGCTTGGCTGCGAATCAGCTGGAACGTCTAGACATGTCCATGTTTGCCTTCATGCCGGACCTGGAACGGTTCGATGTGCGAGGTAATCGGATCGTCCGCTTTGAGGCTACGGCACCAGTAACCTATGGTTCGCTTATCCGACTACTCGTCTCTTCTAACAATATAACGCAGTTCGATACGCGCAATCTTACTCTTTCGGAACTGCGCTCAATATACTTGGACGATAATGCACTCACAGAACTTCCCACACATTGGGGCAAGCTACCAAAATTAATCTACCTCGGATTTGATCGAAACAATTTGAAACGAATTGATATGAGCTTTTTTGCAAAGTTTGCAACGTTAAATTCAGTCATTATTAGCGAAAACATCGTCGAAACGATCCGCACCTCCACTCCGATCACGATGCCAGAGCTAGATATCATACTGTTCGAAAGCAATCAGATTGTGTCGGTGAATTTTACTGGCTGTAATTTTCCTAAGATGAACCTCATTTCGTTGTCAAACAACCGCCTTACAACGATTCCACCACTGTTCCAACGTTTTCCCGAATCGCGACTAGCAATGGATGGCAATCCGATTAAATGTTCCAGCATGACGGCATTAAAGAGCAAAATCACTGACTATAGGCTCTACGTGACCACCGGTACCACGCAGTCCGACTGTCCCACAACTTCATCGATCGCACTTGATCAAGAGCGGCTAGCTTGCTGTGATGCTTGA